The window TACTTAATAATAACGTGCTCATCATTTTTTTCATATCATATCCTCTTTCCATCAATAACTCTTTTAATAACTCTTTTAATAACTCTTTTAATAATTCTTTTAGGTGGTTGGTTATGCCCCTTCACTTGCTGAAGGAATGGCTTCTAATGTCCACGTTAAATCTGTTTTATACGTTGTATCTTTCATCTTGATTGCGCTACCTGGGACGTCTAATTGGATATCTTTGCTAATTTGGTAAGGGATTTCCTTGTCTCCTACTTTTAATTCTGGGAAGTCTCCGTAACTCCCATCATCTTCTACTAACTCTTGACCTAGATTTAAGAACCATGTTCCGATTCCTTGTCCCTCAGTTGCCTCAACAAGGGTCATTTTAGTTCCCGGGTCCAATTCATGCTTTTCAATAGCATGGCCCTCTTCATTGGTCATCTTGATTTGTGGGGCTGCCGCTTCTTCATTCCCTGTGTTGGTCATCTTTAAGTGGTTGAACGTCAGCGCTGCGCCTTCTAATTCGCCTGCTGATGATGAGAATTGTTCCTCTTGAGTCACGCTTAAGGTCCAGCCTGCATCAGCTACCCCACGACCATCTGTTACTTGGACATAGTTATTCACAAAACGATAATCTGTTAAATCATTTTCTTCTGTTTCCTCATTATAAGTATAAACCTTTGACGGTTGAGCCGCTGGGTGATACGTTTCATCATTACTTGAAATAGCTTGTGAACCGAAGTATAGTTTTGATACAAAGTCAATCGTTAACGGACCTTCTAGCCCTGTTCCTGGGTTGCCTGTATCTGGATTTTCTGGGTCTACTGG is drawn from Vagococcus xieshaowenii and contains these coding sequences:
- a CDS encoding WxL domain-containing protein, with protein sequence MRKQVLAFILLSTMVLSNTSAVFAAEFEPEDATSEAAIHYKEKDGATDPLDPDGGGVIDPVDPENPDTGNPGTGLEGPLTIDFVSKLYFGSQAISSNDETYHPAAQPSKVYTYNEETEENDLTDYRFVNNYVQVTDGRGVADAGWTLSVTQEEQFSSSAGELEGAALTFNHLKMTNTGNEEAAAPQIKMTNEEGHAIEKHELDPGTKMTLVEATEGQGIGTWFLNLGQELVEDDGSYGDFPELKVGDKEIPYQISKDIQLDVPGSAIKMKDTTYKTDLTWTLEAIPSASEGA